In one Oncorhynchus nerka isolate Pitt River linkage group LG7, Oner_Uvic_2.0, whole genome shotgun sequence genomic region, the following are encoded:
- the LOC115123047 gene encoding cholecystokinin-like produces MTAGLCMCVLLVVLCTSCSGRAHFSPPLQEGSPALPPPSEARLETKAHFLSEPYLRHTHSSPLVNTNPYMGEGRVSRAKLSELLARLISSQKGYISGNSTVKSRASGLSANHLIKNRDYTGWMDFGRRSAEENEHSS; encoded by the exons ATGACTGcagggttgtgtatgtgtgttctgcTGGTGGTCCTGTGCACTAGCTGTTCAGGACGCGCCCacttctctccccccctccaagagggcagccctgccctgccccctccctctgaAG CACGTCTGGAAACCAAAGCCCACTTCCTCTCCGAGCCATACCTCAGACATACTCACTCCTCTCCTTTGGTCAATACCAACCCATATATGGGAGAAGGCAGAGTCTCCAGAGCCAAACTCAGTGAACTGTTGGCTAGACTCATCTCCTCACAGAAAG GTTACATCAGTGGGAACTCAACAGTGAAGAGTAGAGCCAGCGGTCTCAGTGCTAACCACCTGATAAAAAACCGAGACTACACCGGGTGGATGGACTTTGGCCGCCGCAGCGCAGAAGAAAACGAGCACTCCTCGTAG